One genomic window of Pseudomonas aeruginosa includes the following:
- the rplF gene encoding 50S ribosomal protein L6: MSRVAKNPVKLPAGVEIKLAGQQLSIKGAKGALELKVHPSVEVIQDSGELRFAARNGDQQTRAMAGTTRALVNNMVVGVSQGFERKLQLVGVGYKAQAKGQVLSLSLGFSHPVDYELPAGIVAETPSQTDILIKGIDKQLVGQVAAEIRDFRPPEPYKGKGVRYADEVVRRKEAKKK, translated from the coding sequence ATGTCTCGCGTTGCTAAGAACCCCGTCAAGCTGCCTGCCGGCGTTGAAATCAAACTGGCTGGTCAGCAACTGTCCATCAAGGGCGCCAAAGGTGCTCTGGAGCTCAAGGTCCATCCTTCGGTCGAAGTGATCCAGGACAGCGGTGAGCTGCGTTTTGCTGCGCGTAACGGCGACCAGCAGACTCGCGCCATGGCTGGTACCACCCGTGCTCTGGTGAACAACATGGTAGTCGGCGTCAGCCAGGGCTTCGAGCGCAAGCTCCAGCTGGTCGGCGTTGGTTACAAAGCGCAGGCCAAGGGCCAAGTGCTGTCCCTGTCCCTCGGCTTCTCCCATCCGGTTGATTACGAACTGCCGGCCGGCATCGTCGCTGAGACCCCCAGCCAGACCGATATCCTGATCAAGGGTATCGACAAGCAGCTGGTCGGTCAGGTTGCTGCCGAAATTCGCGACTTCCGTCCGCCGGAGCCTTACAAAGGCAAGGGCGTGCGTTACGCCGACGAAGTCGTCCGTCGTAAAGAAGCCAAGAAGAAGTAG
- the rplR gene encoding 50S ribosomal protein L18: MSVKKETRLRRARKARLKMRELETVRLCVYRSSQHIYAQVIAADGGKVLASASTLDKDLREGATGNIDAAKKVGQLVAERAKAAGVTQVAFDRSGFKYHGRVKALADAAREGGLEF; the protein is encoded by the coding sequence ATGAGCGTCAAGAAAGAAACCCGTCTGCGTCGCGCTCGCAAGGCACGCCTGAAGATGCGCGAGCTGGAAACCGTACGCCTCTGCGTGTACCGCTCTTCCCAGCACATTTACGCCCAGGTCATTGCGGCCGACGGCGGCAAGGTCCTGGCCAGCGCCTCGACCCTGGACAAAGACCTGCGCGAAGGTGCCACCGGCAACATCGATGCAGCCAAGAAAGTTGGTCAACTGGTCGCCGAGCGCGCCAAAGCGGCCGGCGTCACCCAGGTGGCGTTCGATCGTTCTGGCTTCAAGTACCACGGCCGTGTGAAAGCGCTGGCTGATGCCGCTCGTGAAGGCGGACTGGAGTTCTAA
- the rpsE gene encoding 30S ribosomal protein S5: MANNEQKRDEGYIEKLVQVNRVAKTVKGGRIFAFTALTVVGDGKGRVGFGRGKAREVPAAIQKAMEAARRNMIQVDLNGTTLQYPTKSAHGASKVYMQPASEGTGIIAGGAMRAVLEVAGVQNVLAKCYGSTNPVNVVYATFKGLKNMQAPEAVAAKRGKSVEEIL, translated from the coding sequence ATGGCAAACAACGAGCAAAAGCGCGACGAAGGCTACATCGAGAAGCTGGTTCAGGTTAACCGCGTCGCCAAAACCGTAAAAGGTGGCCGTATCTTCGCTTTCACCGCACTGACCGTGGTGGGTGATGGCAAGGGTCGCGTTGGTTTCGGTCGTGGCAAGGCGCGTGAAGTGCCGGCCGCCATCCAGAAAGCAATGGAAGCCGCTCGCCGCAACATGATCCAAGTCGATCTGAACGGCACCACCCTGCAGTATCCGACCAAGTCCGCCCATGGCGCCTCCAAGGTGTACATGCAGCCGGCTTCGGAAGGTACCGGCATCATCGCCGGCGGCGCCATGCGTGCCGTTCTGGAAGTGGCTGGTGTGCAGAACGTCCTGGCCAAGTGCTATGGCTCCACCAATCCGGTGAACGTGGTTTATGCCACCTTCAAGGGCCTGAAGAACATGCAGGCTCCGGAAGCAGTAGCGGCCAAGCGTGGCAAGAGCGTCGAGGAGATTCTCTAA
- the rpmD gene encoding 50S ribosomal protein L30, translated as MATVKVTLVKSLNGRLANHKACVKGLGLRRINHTVEVQDTPENRGMINKAYYLLRVEG; from the coding sequence ATGGCAACTGTCAAAGTCACTCTGGTCAAGAGCCTGAACGGCCGTCTGGCCAACCACAAGGCTTGCGTCAAGGGTCTCGGCCTGCGTCGCATCAATCATACCGTCGAAGTTCAGGACACTCCTGAGAACCGCGGCATGATCAACAAGGCCTACTACCTGCTGCGTGTGGAGGGTTAA
- the rplO gene encoding 50S ribosomal protein L15, whose amino-acid sequence MQLNDLRSAPGARREKHRPGRGIGSGLGKTGGRGHKGLTSRSGGKVAPGFEGGQQPLHRRLPKFGFVSLKAMDRAEVRTSELAKVEGDVVSLQTLKDANLINQHVQRVKVMLSGEVGRAVTLKGIAATKGARAAIEAAGGKFED is encoded by the coding sequence ATGCAACTGAACGATCTGCGTTCCGCGCCGGGTGCCCGTCGCGAAAAGCACCGTCCGGGCCGTGGCATCGGTAGCGGTCTGGGCAAGACCGGTGGCCGTGGTCACAAAGGTCTGACCTCCCGCTCCGGTGGCAAGGTCGCTCCGGGCTTCGAGGGTGGTCAACAGCCTCTGCACCGTCGCCTGCCGAAGTTCGGCTTCGTTTCCCTGAAGGCCATGGATCGTGCTGAAGTACGCACCTCCGAGCTGGCCAAGGTCGAAGGCGACGTCGTCAGCCTGCAGACCCTGAAGGATGCCAACCTGATCAACCAGCACGTACAGCGCGTCAAAGTCATGCTGTCCGGCGAAGTTGGTCGTGCGGTCACCCTGAAAGGTATCGCCGCCACCAAGGGTGCGCGTGCGGCTATCGAAGCAGCTGGCGGTAAATTCGAGGACTAA
- the secY gene encoding preprotein translocase subunit SecY → MAKQGALSALSNGGLSELWARLRFLFLAIIVYRIGAHIPVPGINPDRLAALFRQNEGTILSLFNMFSGGALERMSIFALGIMPYISASIIMQLMTAISPQLEQLKKEGESGRRKISQYTRYGTVVLALVQAIGMSVGLGSQGVAFSNDFGFYFVAVTTFVAGAMFMMWLGEQITERGVGNGISMLIFAGIVAGLPRAIGQSFESARQGDINIFALIGVGLLAVAIIAFVVFIERGQRRIAVHYAKRQQGRKVFAAQTSHLPLKVNMAGVIPAIFASSILLFPASLGSWFGQSEGLGWLQDVAQAIAPGQPLNILLFTAGIVFFCFFYTALMFNPKDVAENLKKSGAFIPGIRPGEQSARYIDGVLTRLTMFGALYMTAVCLLPQFLVVAAHVPFYLGGTSLLIVVVVVMDFMAQVQSHLVSHQYESLMKKANLKGYGSGMLR, encoded by the coding sequence ATGGCTAAGCAAGGTGCTCTCTCTGCGCTAAGCAACGGCGGTCTGTCCGAGCTCTGGGCACGTCTGCGTTTCCTATTCCTGGCGATCATCGTCTATCGGATCGGCGCGCACATCCCAGTTCCGGGCATCAACCCCGATCGCTTGGCGGCACTGTTCCGGCAGAACGAGGGGACCATTCTTAGCCTCTTCAACATGTTTTCCGGCGGCGCGCTGGAGCGCATGAGTATCTTTGCACTGGGGATCATGCCGTACATCTCGGCATCGATCATCATGCAGCTCATGACCGCTATCAGCCCGCAGCTGGAGCAGTTGAAGAAAGAGGGTGAGTCTGGGCGTCGCAAGATCAGCCAGTACACCCGCTACGGTACTGTAGTCCTGGCACTGGTCCAGGCCATCGGCATGTCCGTTGGCCTGGGCAGCCAGGGCGTAGCCTTCTCCAACGACTTCGGCTTCTACTTCGTGGCTGTCACCACCTTCGTGGCTGGTGCCATGTTCATGATGTGGCTGGGCGAGCAGATCACCGAGCGCGGTGTCGGCAACGGCATCTCGATGTTGATCTTCGCTGGTATCGTTGCAGGCCTGCCGCGCGCCATCGGTCAGTCTTTCGAGTCTGCCCGTCAAGGTGACATCAACATCTTCGCCCTGATCGGCGTCGGCCTGCTGGCCGTGGCGATCATCGCGTTCGTGGTGTTCATCGAGCGTGGCCAGCGTCGCATCGCGGTGCATTACGCCAAGCGCCAGCAAGGCCGCAAGGTGTTTGCAGCGCAGACCAGCCATCTGCCGTTGAAGGTGAACATGGCGGGTGTGATTCCCGCGATTTTCGCCAGCAGTATCCTGCTGTTCCCGGCGTCCCTGGGCTCCTGGTTCGGTCAGTCGGAAGGCTTGGGTTGGTTGCAGGACGTCGCGCAAGCGATCGCTCCGGGGCAGCCGCTGAACATCTTGCTGTTCACTGCAGGGATCGTTTTCTTCTGCTTCTTCTATACAGCGCTGATGTTCAACCCGAAGGACGTGGCGGAGAACCTCAAGAAGTCCGGTGCATTTATTCCGGGCATCCGTCCGGGCGAACAGTCCGCTCGCTACATCGATGGCGTGCTGACCCGTTTGACCATGTTCGGTGCTCTGTACATGACGGCTGTCTGCCTGCTGCCCCAGTTCCTGGTGGTTGCGGCGCACGTGCCGTTCTATCTTGGCGGGACCTCGCTGTTGATCGTGGTCGTGGTTGTCATGGACTTTATGGCCCAGGTGCAATCTCACCTCGTTTCTCACCAGTATGAATCCCTGATGAAGAAAGCCAACCTGAAGGGCTACGGCAGCGGCATGCTGCGCTGA
- the rpmJ gene encoding 50S ribosomal protein L36 has protein sequence MKVRASVKKLCRNCKIIRRDGIVRVICSAEPRHKQRQG, from the coding sequence ATGAAAGTTCGTGCATCGGTCAAGAAGCTGTGCCGTAACTGCAAAATCATCCGTCGCGATGGCATCGTGCGGGTGATCTGCAGCGCGGAACCGCGTCACAAGCAGCGCCAAGGCTGA